AAGAATCACGTCTTCTACTCTCTTTTTTTTAGCTGGTAGTTCATAATTACTAAATGTTGGAAGAGAAGGTGCAAGTGGATTTAATTTTACATAACCTTGTGGTGTTTCACCCAGAATTCCATGTGCTTTGTATTTTTTGATTTCAGGAGAAAGGTAATTCAAACGAATTCGATGTGCTCGTATTTCTGGGTCTGAATCTTCTTTTGCTAATTTTTCCTGATTGTTCTGACCATTTGTAGAGGATTGAATCGAACCGATCATCCAACCTTCTTTTTCTAATTCTCTATCCTCACCTACCATCTGTTTTTCGGCAGCTGTTTGGGCATTGGTGATTGTAATTGGAGGTACTTTTAGGCTACAACCCATGAGTAAAAATGATAATAGAATTCGTTTCATACAAACCTCACTCTTGGTATGTTTGGATCTCGTTTTGTGCTCGTTTCAAAAAATTTGCAAGAGGCATTCTCTGTTGAGAAATTTTGCCATCTTCTAGTTTCATGATCAATGATAAGAGAGAACGATCAAAATACACATCAGCATATACAAGCCCTCTTGATAAAGATATGTCGATTTTACTAATGGGATAACTGTCTGTAATACGATCGATAAAGAAGTTCTGAGCTGAAATTACATTTAAAGCACTTTTACCAAAGTCACGACCAATTTGGAAAATTGAAAAAAACAAATCCAAATTAGCAATGGGTTCACTTAAATCCCTAACCTTAATGTTTAAGTCTGCCTTTAATTTCCCATCATCAATTTTATCTCGCACTTTAGGTGCCATGAGTTGTTTTAAATCAATATCTCTAATGAGTAAATTTCCTCTAAACTCCATGTTTTTAGGATCTAAATTTCCTAAATTAAAAACTAAATTTTTACCTAAGATGATGCCATCCATAGAAAAGGATTTTAAGGATTCAATATTTGCAAAATTCTCTTTGTATTCGATAAATGCACTAAAGCCAGGTGAATCTTTTTGTTTTTTCACATATTCAAAAGGTAAGTTAGGGATATTTGGGTGAGTTCCAATCACTCTACCAATTGTTACATTTGGAGTATTCATTCGTCCGTAATTTTTAATGAAGATCGACTTATCTCCAATGATTAAACTTTCATCTGGTTTGAAGGCTAAATCATGTTGGATCGGAATTTTTGCATTAATTTCTTCCATCAAGTATGCCTTACAAGATTCTCCTGGGCATTTTTGATTGTTGTAAGACAAGGAAGGTAATTTTGAAAATAACTCTCCATTAATATCATAATCATTTATTTTTAAA
The sequence above is a segment of the Leptospira levettii genome. Coding sequences within it:
- a CDS encoding DUF1318 domain-containing protein encodes the protein MKRILLSFLLMGCSLKVPPITITNAQTAAEKQMVGEDRELEKEGWMIGSIQSSTNGQNNQEKLAKEDSDPEIRAHRIRLNYLSPEIKKYKAHGILGETPQGYVKLNPLAPSLPTFSNYELPAKKKRVEDVILFLNESRKFIMEKELSIQKKKGKKEDELSKIKQSLAEEYYKTVSIGEYYETVSGRWEKYQ